DNA from Bacillus sp. Marseille-P3661:
CTATTTACCATATATTATTGGCTTTATGGCTATACTTATTGTGGTTGTTGCCTTAATGCGTAATAAAAAGGTGTTATACGGTTTGGTCAGTATGTTTGTGGTTGGTGGAATCGTTGGGATTTATGATATTCATCGTTGGTTAAAAGATTATGGTACAGATTTAAGTCCACAAGCACCTATTGAGGTGGATCCGTTTATTCCACCGATTATTGGTGAAAACACACTAGCGAACTTTCTGACTAATAGTTATTTTACGTATGGTTCGTTTTTATTAGGTATTGTATTTCTACTATTAATAATTCCAATCTGGAAGGAAAGAACACGATGATAATAAGAATAAGCACCTTATTGATAGGTGTTTTTCTCTTATTTGCAGCTGACAGTGTTAGTGCTGAAGAAGACTTGCAAAAGCTAGTTGAGAAAACACCTGAAAATGGCACGCTGCAATTAAATAATGGAACATATGAGGGAAATGTAATTATTACAAAACCGATTACAATTATCGGTCAAGAAGATACAGTCATTAAGGGTGATGGAAATAGTAATGTTATTGCTATTCAATCACCTAATGTTCATCTAGAGAATTTAACAGTTACACACAGTGGTTATGACAGAAATTCAGGTGAAGAATATGCCGCCATCAAAATAATGGCTGACCATAACGTGATACGTAATATTGTGATTACAGAAAGCTTTCATGGTGTTTACTTAAGCCAAGCACACCATAATAAGGTAAGTAATGTTCATGTTAGAGGTTTGAAAAAAGGAGAAATTGGTGGTCAAGGTAACGGCTTACACTTATATTATTCAAATCATAACATTTTAGAAAAAAATGAGATAACTGGTACTCGTGATGGAATCTTTTTTGACTATTCGAATGAAAATGAAACAATTGAAAATAAGATTAGCCATACTAGATATGGTCTTCATTATATGTATTCAGATGATAATCAATTTTATCAAAATGTATTTACCTTTAACATTGGCGGTGCAGCTATTATGCACTCCAGACGAACTATTATGAAAAACAATGAGTTTACTTTAAATCAAGGAACCCGTTCTTATGGCTTGCTGCTACAAGCAGCCGATGATAGCACCGTAAGCGAGAATTTATTTTTTCAAAATCAACGTGGGATTTTCATTGATCAATCGCAACGGAATACCATTACTGAAAATGATTTTCTCCAAAATCAAATTGGTGTTGAGATTTGGGCATCTTCAGCGGATCAGTTATTTACGGAAAATAAATTTTCGAATAACATTGCTGGTGTTTTAACACTAGGTGGTAAGGATAAAAGTAAGTGGAATGAAAATGGGCGTGGAAACGATTGGGGTCATACAGTACCAGTTTTAGATTTAGATCAAAATGGAATTGGTGATTACCCGATTGAACATAAATCGTCGTTATATCAATTAGTAGAAGAAAACGAATTAGCTTTTTTATTTTTAGATAGTCCTGCCATTCGTATTTATGAAAAAATGAATGAACTTCTAAATAATGATCAAGCGATGTTTATTGATGAATTCCCGCTTGTAAAGAAAAAGGAAACATACAACTTTAGCAAATTGCTAGTTCCGGTAGTACTACTACTTATTCTAGGATTTATTAGCTTGAAAAGGAGAAGAACATGATGAATTACGTATGGAAGGAATGGATCGAGCAGTCAAGAGGAAAAGGTATATGGCTTTCGCTTGCAATGGTTGTGTTAATTTCATTGCTATTAGTATTACAAACTCGTACATTGCCATCAGAGCAAGGCTTTCCAGTCCTATTGCTGTCACTATACGAGATGAATATGTACATTTTCCCATTGCTAAGTTTATTTATAGCATCCTTTTCGATTATTCAAGAAAAAGAATTAAAAACATTAATGATTTTAATTACAAAACGTGAATCCTATCGCAGCTTTTTATTTAAAAAAAGCATTGCAATTCAAGCGATTACCTTAGCTGTTTTTGGATCATGGTATTTTTTGCTAGCAGTTTTGATGAAATTTTTCTTCCAGTTTAATGTAGGCCAATTTATCGCCTTTTTATCCACTGTTTTTGTACTTATTATTATTTTTAATCAAATAGGGTTATCACTAGGGAGTATTTGTAATACGAGAATGCAATTAATTGGTGCTAATATTTTCATTTGGTTTTTCTTTGTATTCTTATTGGATCTATTCTTTCTTTATATTTTACCTAGCGTATCCTATGAAAATATAAGAGCATTTTCAATGATTTTCTTTCTAGATCCACTACAAACAATTCCGTTTTATTTAGACACATCATTAGGTGTTGTATCAATGGATCATTTATCCCGGTTGATGGATAAAATGGTTTGGGCATCACCGACAGTATTTCTAGCAATTGATGTCATTGTATGGGTAATTCTTTCATTTGAAATTGCTGTTTATTTTGGTAACAAGGGGGAACGAGCATGATTAAAATTGAAAATGTTACCCACTTCTATAATAAAAAAAATGTATTAAATAATGTAAATTTATTAGTAGAGAAAAATGAATTATGTGCTCTAGTGGGACGTAATGGTGCTGGTAAATCAACATTAATTCATTTAATGCTAGACTTGTTGCCACTAAAAACAGGAAGTATTCAATTAAATGAAATACATGTAAAGAAATCTGGATGGAAAAAGGTCGTGTCGTATTTACCTGAAAAATTTCAGCTATATCCACATCTTACAGGTGAGGAAAATATCCGCTTTTTTGCATCATTAACGGATAAAGAACCAGATGAAGAAAAGATTGCTGAAAAACTTAAATTGGTAGGATTATATGAAGACAAGGACCAGCAAGTCAAAGGATATTCAAAAGGAATGCTCCAGCGATTGGGCTTAGGTGTCATGCTATATTTTGATACAGACATTTTAATTTTGGATGAACCTACAAGTGGACTAGATCCAGTTGGTAGAATTGAAATTTTATCGATACTTAAGTTATTAAAAGGAAAAACAATTCTATTATCATCTCATCATATCGAAGAAATTAAACAAGTTTGTTCACATGTTGCGTATTTAAAAGATGGGCAAATATCTAAATATACAATGGAAGACTTTGAAAATCAGATCATAAAAGAAGGTGCATTAAGATGATGAAAAAAATTCTAATGATGTTGATAGGAATAATTATCCTTACAGGCTGCAGTGCTGGATCAGGCAATATAAATGTACAAATAGTAGAAGAACCAACGTATGCACAAGGCCAAACGTCCAAAGTATCATTCGCAATTACAAATGGGGAAGAAGCTGTTGAGGGAGTAAATGTATCAGTATTATTTGAAATGGCGAAGATGGATCATGGTTCAATTGAGATCAATCTTGAAGAAGAAGGCAAAGGAATATATAGTGCCGATGTAGAACTGCCGATGGCAGGCGAATGGCAGGCGATTGTAACTGTCTCTGGTGAGGGCATTGATGCAGAGAAAGTAATTGATTTTACAGCTGTTGAAGGTACTAAAATAACGGCTGCGGATTTAGGTGGCGGTGTTTTAGCTACGATAAACGGAGATGAAATAGTCCAATCGGATTTGGACTTCTATCAGTTTATCAACAAACTGCAAATAGAAATGTACCGAGAAAAAGATAAGCAAAATTATAAAGGCGCAGAGTTAGAAGAAGCGATGAAATATTGGGATGCACAAGAAGAAGCAACGAAACATCCAAATACTTTAATTACCCAAATCATTCGTCTACGTGCAATTGCCCTATTATCTGAAGAAAAAGGACATACCGTAACAAAAGAAGAAATTCAGGCTGAAATCGACAAAGTTCGAGCAACTTACGAGCAAAGTCCGGCAGCGTCTGCTATGATTAAAGAATATGGTGAAGAGAAATTTTGGTCAACGCAGGAACAGCAATATGAGCTAATTGTGCTATCTTCAAAGGTCCAACAAGATGTACTAAATAATGTTAAAAAAGAAAATCCTAACGCAGAAAGTAAAGAAGTTAACATGCTTGCTCAGAAAAAGTATGAGGAGCTATTAGTTTCTCAAGTAAGTACGTTAGACATAAAAATTAATAATCAGTTATAATTGGGCTAGTCTGCATGTTAGCAAATAGATATAAATCTTGGAGTGATAAAATGAACAAGAGTAAAAAAACTGCCTTAATTGCAATCATGAGTGTAATGCTGATCATCATATCAGCATGCTCACAATCCCAATTCGATGCAGAGTATGACTGGCCAGCACCGGAGTTCTCATTTATAAATCAAGATAATGAACAATTTTCTTCGGATGATCTGCAAGGAAAGGTTTGGTTAGCTAACTTTATCTTTACGAATTGTGAAACTGTATGTCCGCCAATGACGGCCAATATGTCAAAGTTACAAACAGAAATTAAAAATGAGGAACTAGATGTGCAATTAGTTTCATTTAGTGTAGATCCAGAAAGAGACACGCCAGAAGCTCTGACAGAATATGCTACGAAATTTAATGTGGATCATAGCAATTGGAATATGTTGACCGGTTATGATGAAACAGAGATTAAAAGAATTGCTAAGTCATTCAAAACACTAGCTGAACAAGAAGAAGGCACCGATCAGTTTATACATGCTACTGGTATATATCTTATTGATGCGGAAGGTACGATTGTTAAAAGTTACAATGGGTTAAGTGTTCCTTATGAGTCAATCATGGAAGACTTAAAGGCCTTAACTAAATAAAGGATTAAAGCCCTTCTTTTACGTTCTTAGAAAGGGCTTTTTTGTTTCTAAGATTATGGTTTGAAATATGCACTACCATTAAGTGCTGTATAATATGGTAAACTAAAGTTTACTTGACATCGTACAGAAATGACACCAATTGTTAATGCTAATTATTTTTTCACTTACAAGGATAATATCATCATCTTTTAATTTAGAAACCACCCGACTAACTGTTTCTCTAGAAGAGCCAATAATATTAGCAAGTTCTTGAATACTTAATGGTATTTCAATTTGAACAGCACAGTTTGAATGCTTTCCATACTCTTTACCTAGTCTTTCAAGCGTTTTAACTGTTTTGCCGTATACATCTAGCAAAGTCATATCTTTCAATGTTTCTGTAAATTCCCGCAGCTTTAAGCTCATCATTCGTATCATCTCAGCAGATAGTTCACGGCTATCTAAAATAATTTCTTCTAGTGCGGCTGTAGAAATGAATGCAACTTCACCATCTGTTAACATCTGGGCAGTTGCAGGATAATGAATGTCCCCAGAACAAAATAAAGATGCCTCCGCAAACACTTCTTCACTTCGCTTAATACAAACAACAACTTCCTTTCCTTGAGGATTCATTTTTTTTAATTTAACAATTCCTGTTTTCACAAAGTAGATTGCTTTTGCTTGTTCATGTTCATAAAATATATGCTGATTTTTAGAATACGTTTCAATTTTTATAAACTTCTCGATGTATTGATAGTGTTCTTCCTTAACTCCTTTTAGGATTGATATTTTTCGAATAAAGGAATCAATCATGAAATTCTCCTCCTTTATGTAACTTTTATTAAGGATATTATAGACTGTTTTTTTAGAAAATTTCGTGATTTCAATCACAGGTAAACTATAACTTCGAATCTTGAATGAGATTGACATATGACACCGTGTCACTTACACTAAAGGTAGATTGAGATGACATGATGTCATAGTGGAGGGTTTTACCTATGAATAATAATAATCGGTATCAACAAAAACTAAAGAAACTGGTGTGTGATTTACAGTTACGCGGTGTAAATGCAACTTTGTGTAAACGCCCCGCAATTAAGATAAAGCAGTTAATTCTAATGACGAGACCTCGTTAATTTAAAAACTTTATAAATTCGACTTACCAATAGGAAGGAGAAAGTATGATGTTATATAAAGCTGATATGCCATCTTTTGTAATGAGAGAATTAGAAAAGCTTGAGCAAATGGTTTCTCCCTTTTTGAAAAAAGCGTCAAGGTATGCCATCTGGTCAATTCTGTTGATTTCGATATCGGTAGTAAATTTATTTATTTTACTTTTTGTGAGCCCAACACTTGAAGGTATGAGGCTATCTATATTTATGTACGCTTTAATTGGTGCAGTTGGAATGGCATTCTCGAAAGAGGCAAAGTTTAAACAAAAAGAGGTTATAAATTTGAGTACTAATTTTATTATTGAACGAATGAGAAGAAGTGACCTTGTGACCGAAACGACAAAAATGAGGTATATCTCACTAGTTAAAGACCAGCCGTTGTTGGCAATTCAACATTTGGTTAAGTTTTTGGAGGAAGAAAGAGCAATTTAGATAATGATAATTGTTGGTTGATGGACTTTTACTGTTATGGTGTGTGGAATGAGGGGGCGATTGAATCATGCCGAAGGAAACCTTTTACAATTTACATGAA
Protein-coding regions in this window:
- a CDS encoding FixH family protein codes for the protein MMKKILMMLIGIIILTGCSAGSGNINVQIVEEPTYAQGQTSKVSFAITNGEEAVEGVNVSVLFEMAKMDHGSIEINLEEEGKGIYSADVELPMAGEWQAIVTVSGEGIDAEKVIDFTAVEGTKITAADLGGGVLATINGDEIVQSDLDFYQFINKLQIEMYREKDKQNYKGAELEEAMKYWDAQEEATKHPNTLITQIIRLRAIALLSEEKGHTVTKEEIQAEIDKVRATYEQSPAASAMIKEYGEEKFWSTQEQQYELIVLSSKVQQDVLNNVKKENPNAESKEVNMLAQKKYEELLVSQVSTLDIKINNQL
- a CDS encoding SCO family protein; the protein is MNKSKKTALIAIMSVMLIIISACSQSQFDAEYDWPAPEFSFINQDNEQFSSDDLQGKVWLANFIFTNCETVCPPMTANMSKLQTEIKNEELDVQLVSFSVDPERDTPEALTEYATKFNVDHSNWNMLTGYDETEIKRIAKSFKTLAEQEEGTDQFIHATGIYLIDAEGTIVKSYNGLSVPYESIMEDLKALTK
- a CDS encoding Crp/Fnr family transcriptional regulator; protein product: MIDSFIRKISILKGVKEEHYQYIEKFIKIETYSKNQHIFYEHEQAKAIYFVKTGIVKLKKMNPQGKEVVVCIKRSEEVFAEASLFCSGDIHYPATAQMLTDGEVAFISTAALEEIILDSRELSAEMIRMMSLKLREFTETLKDMTLLDVYGKTVKTLERLGKEYGKHSNCAVQIEIPLSIQELANIIGSSRETVSRVVSKLKDDDIILVSEKIISINNWCHFCTMSSKL
- a CDS encoding ABC transporter ATP-binding protein gives rise to the protein MIKIENVTHFYNKKNVLNNVNLLVEKNELCALVGRNGAGKSTLIHLMLDLLPLKTGSIQLNEIHVKKSGWKKVVSYLPEKFQLYPHLTGEENIRFFASLTDKEPDEEKIAEKLKLVGLYEDKDQQVKGYSKGMLQRLGLGVMLYFDTDILILDEPTSGLDPVGRIEILSILKLLKGKTILLSSHHIEEIKQVCSHVAYLKDGQISKYTMEDFENQIIKEGALR
- a CDS encoding copper ABC transporter permease, which codes for MNYVWKEWIEQSRGKGIWLSLAMVVLISLLLVLQTRTLPSEQGFPVLLLSLYEMNMYIFPLLSLFIASFSIIQEKELKTLMILITKRESYRSFLFKKSIAIQAITLAVFGSWYFLLAVLMKFFFQFNVGQFIAFLSTVFVLIIIFNQIGLSLGSICNTRMQLIGANIFIWFFFVFLLDLFFLYILPSVSYENIRAFSMIFFLDPLQTIPFYLDTSLGVVSMDHLSRLMDKMVWASPTVFLAIDVIVWVILSFEIAVYFGNKGERA
- the nosD gene encoding nitrous oxide reductase family maturation protein NosD: MIIRISTLLIGVFLLFAADSVSAEEDLQKLVEKTPENGTLQLNNGTYEGNVIITKPITIIGQEDTVIKGDGNSNVIAIQSPNVHLENLTVTHSGYDRNSGEEYAAIKIMADHNVIRNIVITESFHGVYLSQAHHNKVSNVHVRGLKKGEIGGQGNGLHLYYSNHNILEKNEITGTRDGIFFDYSNENETIENKISHTRYGLHYMYSDDNQFYQNVFTFNIGGAAIMHSRRTIMKNNEFTLNQGTRSYGLLLQAADDSTVSENLFFQNQRGIFIDQSQRNTITENDFLQNQIGVEIWASSADQLFTENKFSNNIAGVLTLGGKDKSKWNENGRGNDWGHTVPVLDLDQNGIGDYPIEHKSSLYQLVEENELAFLFLDSPAIRIYEKMNELLNNDQAMFIDEFPLVKKKETYNFSKLLVPVVLLLILGFISLKRRRT
- a CDS encoding DUF5392 family protein, whose translation is MMLYKADMPSFVMRELEKLEQMVSPFLKKASRYAIWSILLISISVVNLFILLFVSPTLEGMRLSIFMYALIGAVGMAFSKEAKFKQKEVINLSTNFIIERMRRSDLVTETTKMRYISLVKDQPLLAIQHLVKFLEEERAI